The window TTCTACGCAGAAATTCTGAATAATTCTTCAGTATGGACGATTAAAGATAAAAATGGATTCCCTGCTCCAAAAAATAGTGAAGGTAACCGATCAATACCTTTTTGGTCTACGGAAAAAAGAGTAAAGAATATAATTGAAAACGTATCCGAATATTCTGGCTTCGAAGCTTTTGAGATTTCCCTTGAGGATTTTATGGAAAAATGGATCCCAGGATTAAAGAAAGATAAGTTGCTTATTGGAATAAATTGGTCCGGAGAAAAGGCTACTGGATACGATATTAAACCAAATGAATTACAAGTAAACTTGCGAAAATTAATAAAGAAATAACTTGAAAAATAATACTACCTATACTCATTTTACTTCGCATAACAGCGGCTTAACGCTTCACTTCGGGACTTACGCCCTCGTTCGGTCTTCGACACATTCCCCTCTGGCACTCCCCTTGCTTGCGCAAGTGTCGTTCCAGCCCCTAACGTCCCTTCGGGACTCAGGGTCGGGAAACGTCGTTAAGTCTAGTTCGTTATGCGACATTGCAAAAAGTTAGTTGCATTTTCATTAGTTAATAAAATAATTTGCAAATGAAATTCTTAATCCCTATTGTTATTACAATATTAGGATGTAACTCATATACAAGTTACATTGTGCCAGATTCAAAAAAGACTGAATTTATATCAAACAAAAGAATTGCTTTAATTGGATTCATGAATTATGAATTTCATATGAGCAATGATAGACAAGGAAATGCCTATCGGTCATCCGCATCACTAAATTACAACAATTCTATGAAACAATTTTTTCCTGCCGGCAAAGATATATCCTCATTCAATACTAATAACATCAATAATCAAATTGGAAGAGAAAATTGTTTAGATTTTGTTTATGAATATCTAAACGTTGTAAAAGATTCAGGAGAAAAAGAACTAAAAAAGTTTATCGATATAAATTTAACACCCGACACTTCTAAGTCAACATGCTCAGTTAAATCTAAAAATGTAGATTATTATATACTTGGAATCCCAGGAAAACCCTTTAATTCATGGACTAATTACGATGAAAGTTTTATTGGTTATATAAAAAATGCTATTTCTGTCCTAACATTATTTATAGTCCCCTCAAAACAGGCAGAACCTGTAAATGCATATTTCTATGTTTATGATTCCAGGCTAAATCTTATAGATAAGTTTGAATATAAAAAACAGGTAATAATTACAACTTCATGGTGGTTTAATTTATATTTGGACGAAAACGAAAATGTGTTTAAAGAGATTAACCAAAGCATATTAAAATCACAAGAAAATATCACGAAAGAATTTTCTTTTGACTTTAACACGAAATATAAATAAAAAATATTTTATATTACTAAAAAAAGGAAAGAATCAAAATGAAAAACAAACTACTATTACTATTAATCGGATTAATAATAAGCAATTGCGTATTTATGCCAGATTATTCAAAAAATTTCAAAAAATA is drawn from Leptospira meyeri and contains these coding sequences:
- a CDS encoding Lp29 family lipoprotein, with protein sequence MKFLIPIVITILGCNSYTSYIVPDSKKTEFISNKRIALIGFMNYEFHMSNDRQGNAYRSSASLNYNNSMKQFFPAGKDISSFNTNNINNQIGRENCLDFVYEYLNVVKDSGEKELKKFIDINLTPDTSKSTCSVKSKNVDYYILGIPGKPFNSWTNYDESFIGYIKNAISVLTLFIVPSKQAEPVNAYFYVYDSRLNLIDKFEYKKQVIITTSWWFNLYLDENENVFKEINQSILKSQENITKEFSFDFNTKYK
- a CDS encoding DUF2750 domain-containing protein codes for the protein MSISSIQYKVFYAEILNNSSVWTIKDKNGFPAPKNSEGNRSIPFWSTEKRVKNIIENVSEYSGFEAFEISLEDFMEKWIPGLKKDKLLIGINWSGEKATGYDIKPNELQVNLRKLIKK